In the Pelorhabdus rhamnosifermentans genome, ATGAAAATAATCCAGTTGAACCGTCAGTGTGGGTTGAGTGATGGCGGTTCTTTGACTTATCCTTTTGGAATATAAACGATGCTTAAAGGAGCTCTTAATTTTGAAGACAATTGCAGTATTAACAGGCGGCGGGGATTGCCCCGGATTAAATGCGGTAATAAGGGCGGTTTACAAGACTGCACATTCAGCTGGGATAGCGGTCTATGGGGTGAAAAATGGGTTTAAGGGTTTAGTTGAGGATGATTTGTCTTTACTTGATTCTGAAAATGTTTCTGGTATATTACCTCGGGGAGGAACAATTTTAGGTACTACAAATAGAGATAATCCTTTTAGATATCAGTGTATTGAACACGGCAAAATTGTTTACAAAGATATGTCGCAACAAATTTTATTTAATCTTAAGCAACGAGATATAGAAGCATTAATTGTAATTGGCGGAGATGGTACACTTAAAATTGCAAGTGAAATTGCAGACCTTGGATTTCCCATAGTAGGTGTTCCCAAAACAATTGATAATGATTTACCTAAAACAGAGAGAACCTTCGGTTTTGACACTGCTGTTAGCATTGCGACAGAAGCATTAGATAGATTGCATACAACTGCCGAGTCCCATCATAGGGTAATGATACTAGAAGTCATGGGCCGTTATGCAGGGTGGATCGCTCTTCATAGTGGGATAGCTGGTGGAGCGGATTGCATTCTAATTCCTGAGATTTCTTTTAAGTGGGACTCGATTATAGATAAAATTAAGTTGCGGCAACAAAAAGGGACTTTGTTCAGCGTCATTGTAGTGGCTGAAGGAGCTAAAACCATTAATGGAGAGTTATCAGTAGCAAAGATAGTAAATAATAGTCCTGAAAAAATACGGTTAGGTGGCATAGGCAATAAAATTGCTCACGAATTAGAAAATTTATTAGCGGTAGAATGTAGATCTACAGTATTAGGTCATTTGCAACGTGGTGGTAGTCCGACTGCCTTCGACAGAGTATTGGCTACTCGATACGGTGAGGCTGCAGTAAATGCAATCATTAATAAAAAATTTAAGACCATGGTAGCATTACAGAATAACGAGATTGTACTTGTTAATTTAATCGACGTTGTTGGAGCCCCATATTTAGTTTCAGTAACACATGATTTAATTAAAACTGGACGCTCTCTTGGAATTTCTTTTGGTGATTAATGAGGAACTATAATAAAGAGAAAATCTAAAAAAGTGTAAAAAATTTTACACTATGGATTAATTAGGAGGATACATTATGAAAATTTCAAAGAAAGATGCGTTGATATGGTTTGAATTTTTTTCGCTATTGCCTGAGGAAGAGGAAATTATGACAAAACAACAAGAAATCATTTACGCTACCTTTGCGCAAATTGAGGCAGCGATCGATCATAGAAATGATATGTTAATGTCAAAAATTAGAGGCTTGAAAACTTTGGAGAACAGAACTTTTTTTGTGGGAAATGAAAACAAATTCCCAAAAGGATGTCGTTCTTGTCTGTTGGGCACGGGTTTGAGTGCAATTAGGAAAACGAACAAATGTAACCTAGCGTGTAAGTTCTGTTATAATTATGGAGAACTAGAAGATATTCCTCCAGTTGGCGAAGGTATGTGGGGAATTGGAGACACAAAATTTTATGAGAAGGATATTGATTTACTTCTTTCCATCCACCAGAAACCCACTGGCATTTCCTACGTTTATTTAGAGCCATTTATGGAAATTGAAAAATACTATTCGGTAATAAAGAAATTTAGTGATGCTCAGATTTATCAACATCTATATACAAATGGTACTTTAGCTACGGAAGAGACATTGAAAGCATTAGGTGAAGTCGGTCTTAACGAGATACGTTTCAATCTGGGTGCTTCTAATTGTTCAGACAAAGTGATTGAAAATATTGGAATAGCGAAAAAATATATTAAAAATGTAGGTATTGAAACTCCAATGACTACTGAGTTTTTCGAAGCTTTTTTTAAGAAAAAGCAAGCGATTTTAGAAACAAAACTCGATTTTATCAATTGTGCAGAATTACATTTAAATGAGAATAATATAGACAATTATTCTGGGGAAAATATGTATATTTCCAGACATGGCTATATATCTCCAATTTGGAGTAGGGAATTAACTCTGAAATTCATGAAAATAGCCGATGAAGATAAGTGGGATTTAGTAGTACATGATTGCTCAAACTATACAAAATTTGCTAGAAATTTAAATTTGAGCAGCAAAGAGGGTAAGTGGTTCGGAGCCAGTAATTATGCCGGTGAGTTTTCCAGGATTCCATACGCAGTATTTTTGCCAATACTGCGTGATGACAATTTCAAATTTTTAATTGAAGAAGAATTGCCTGACGGCTATAAACCAGGACAGATGGTTTTTTAGAAAGTCTTGTCAATTATGAGTGTTGTATTGTTGCTTGGGATACTGGGGTGGTTGTCGGAGAGTCCTTATTTGTTGCAGTATGCGTATAATCCAGTGAATTGGTATCCGTGGGGTGAGCTGCTTAGCTGGAGTATCTGTTGAAATATTAAAGAATATATTTAAAACCCATATTTGTAGAATAATGCTAAGTGGACCAGATACTATCGTTGCAGAAAAAGGAGTTGCAGCTGTATATCCCTATAATAACTTAGTGGGGTGTATTTTAAACAAAATGAACCTTCGTATTTTTCAAATTTCGGATGAGCGGGATATGGACATTTTTACAACTGGCGTATGTTTACCCGCAGCATTGACAGCACTCACCCTTAAGAGAGTGCTGTTTACTTTTGAACTAAAAAACATATTGACATATTGAGGAAAGCATTATATTCTAGATTTAAATCGTTTCGTACCAATTTTGTCATTCTGGTATAAAATAATCGAGGTGCTCCAACTTTGCGTAATCGAATTCTTTTGGCAGCGGCTGAAGAATTGAAAACCCGCGGTGTAAAATTTACTATGAGTGATTTAGCCAGACGTCTTAGGCTGAGTAAAACTTCTTTATATGAGTATTTTGCCTCCAAAAATGAACTTGTTCATAGTATCTTAGCGACCGCTATTCAGGATGTTCAGGAACAAGAAAAAGAAATTTATAGTAATTGTGAGTTGTCTGTTGTAGATAAAATTCAGGCTGTGCTCAAAATTGTACCTATAGTATTCGGCCCCATTTATAATCGTAATCTGTATGATGATCTTCGCAATTATTATCCTAATGAATGGCAGTTGGTGGCAAATTTCCGACAGGAACAACTTGATAACCTAATATCATTCATCGCCCACAATATAGAAATCCATTCCCTTCGCCCCATTAATACATTTGTACTAAGGCAAATTATTATCAGTACAACAAATGATTTATTCAACTACCAGTTTCTAGAGGAAGGCAATATAACCCATGCAAATGCATTAGCCGCAATGGCAGATATTATCGTATATGGCTTATTTCCTTCAAAGTAATACTTGTATTAAAATCGCACTAAAAGTGCGATTTTAAAAATGCCTATTGATACTTAAAATACTATAATGGTAATACGGGTACAAATGAATAAAATCAAATATCCTGCTTATCAGGATGACATGGAGGAGTTGTAAGATAAGAATTGAGGTGATCTTTATTGCAAAATCGAATTCTCTTTGCGGCGGCTGACGAGATGAAAGCTCGCGGTGTGAAATTTACTATGAATAATTTGGCCAGACGTCTTAGGCTTAGTAAAACTTCTTTGTATAGGCATTTTGCCTCCAAAAATGAGCTTGTGCATAATATCATAACAACTACTATTCAGGACTGTCAGGAACAGGAAAAGAAGATTTATAGTAACTGCGAATTATCTGTGGCGGATAAAATTCAGGCTGTGATTCAAATTGAACCGAGAGTGTTTAAACCTATTTACAATCGTAATCTTTTTGATGATCTTTGTAATTATTATCCTGACGAATGGAATTTGGTATCAGACCTTCGAAAGGAACAACTTAATCGTTTAACCTCGTTCATCGTCCAGAATATAGAAATCCATGCCCTTCGACCTGTCAATATATCTGTGCTTAGGCAAATTATTATAAGTGCAACAAACGACTCATTTAGCTTCCGATTTCTTGAGGAAAACAAAATGACGCATGCAGATGCATTAGCTGCAATGGCGGATATTATTGTATGCAGTTTACTTCCTTCAAACAGATAAGATATTTGCTAGCGTATTTTAAACCGCACTTTAGTGCGATTTTAAAAGGTCTTTTTGTACCGGATGTACTTATTTAGTAATGATAGTACAAGAATAATTGTGAATAACTTTACCAATTTTTCTGCAGCGTTTGGAATAAAATTAAACGTCTTGCTAATCGGGAGACATGGAGGATTGATGGAAAAGTGTAAAATAAAAAATTTATGCTGTTTAGACTGGAATCTTAATAAGTTGGTAGCTGAAAAAAGGCGATGATTTTAAAAAAGACTATGATTCATGCCTGTAGTTGTTATGTGTCTAAGTGAATTCCCTATAAAATAACAAAGTGAGGATGAAATATGCAACAGTTGAACTGGCCGCCTAAAACATCAAAACAAAAACTCTATTATGCTTTAACCGCAGCAGTAATCGTATTGTGTATTGCCGGTGGTATGATATGGAATGGACACCGGCAAACCAAAGTGGTTACAGAGGAAGTTACTGCCGTACAAACCGCCGTAATTAATACAGCGGGTATGGCTCAAGAATATACATATTCCGGCGAAGTCCGTGGAAGATATGAAAGCCGGTTGGCATTTCAAGTCAACGGTAAAATTATTAAACGCTTTGTTGAAATTGGCAGTACTGTCCGAGCCGGCGATGCATTACTGCAAATTGATTCTAAGGATTTGCAGCAACTGGTTAATAGCAATTCAGCTCAGGTTTACGGCGCTGAATCGCAACTTAAACTAGCTGAAAGCAATTTAAACCGTTACAAGCAGCTGTATGAGCATGGGGTAGTCAGCCGCGCGGTACTGGACCAATTTGAAAATCAATATGATGCAGCTGTTGCTGCTACCCGTCAGACCTCTGCACAACTATCGGCGGGAGAAAATCAGCTCGATTATAGCACACTATATGCAGACCATTCAGGTGTAATTTCCAATATTAACGTTGAAGCCGGTCAGGTAGTTAGCGCCGGACAACCGGTTATGACTCTTGTACAGGATGGTGAATGGGAAGTAGAAATCAGCGTTCCCGAAAATCGCATCGATGAACTGCGTAAATTACCCCAAATTAAGGTAGCATTTTGGGCGCTGCCTAATGTTTCTGCTGATGGAACAGTGCGGGAAATTGCGCCTATGGCCGATCCTCTTACCCGTACCTATAAGGTGCGCATAAGCTTGATCAATCCGTCGCCGGAAATTAAATTAGGCATGACAGCTTCCGTTACTCTCATGGGCATCGAAGCGCAGTTATCGGCTACAATTCCGCTGTCGGCTGTTTATCAAAACGGTGATACACCGTGCGTTTGGGTCATAACAGATGATACCGTCACCTTACGTCCGATTCAAACCGGTAAATTTGGCAATGGAACCGTCCAGGTTGTCGCAGGACTGCAGCCAGGCGACCGAATTGTGACGGCCGGAGTACATAAACTGAGTGAAGGACAAAAAGTAAAACTGGGCGGTGACTCTTTATGAATCCATTCAATTTGACGGAGTGGGCGCTAAAACATAAGCAGTTTATTTACTTTTTTGTCGTCCTTTTTTTCATCGCCGGCATATTCTCCTATAAAAATATGGGACGTGCGGAAGATCCCGATTTTGTAATTAAGCAAATGGTCATCGCTGTTCCTTGGCCAGGAGCTACTGCCCGCCAAATGGAAGAGCAAGTTACCGATAAAGTTGAAAAAAAATTGCAGGATTTGCCAGGGCTTGACTACTTAAAAAGCTATTCTACGCCGGGTCTTACTGTTATTTATGTTAATCTTAAAGACAATGTGCCGAAAACGGAAATAAGGAGCCGCTGGGTGGAAGCCAGAAATATGGTCAATGACGTAAAGAGCACCTTCCCGACTGGCGTCATGGATCCGATATTTAATGACCGCTTTGATGAAGTTTACGGTATTGTATACGCTCTTACCGGCGACGGCTATTCTTACGAGCAAATGAGAGAAAAAGCTGAAAATATCCGTCGTATCTTTCTGGGTGTTTCTAACGTGAGAAAAGTCAAGCTGCTAGGTGTGCAGACCGAAAAAATTTACGTTGAGATTGAAAACAGTAAATTGGCTCAACTCGGAATTCCTCCAGAGGCAATTCTATCCACACTCCAAGCGCAAAACGCCATGGCGCCTTCAGGCATGCTGCAGACTTCCAGTGACGATGTATATTTGCGGGTTACCGGCATGTTTGAGAACCTTGAAGATATTCAAAACCTCCCTATAGGAGTAAACGGCAGCAATTTCCGGTTAGGGGATATTGCAAAAGTGACTCGCGGCTATTCCGACCCCTCCGATCCCCAGTTTTATTACAATGGCCAGCCGGCTATCGGCATCGCGGTGGCTATGGATACAGGCGGTAATATTCTGGACGTGGGAAAAGATATGGAGAAAACCACGGAACACATCCAAAAAGAACTTCCCGCCGGTCTGGAGCTCCACCAAACGGTTAATCAGCCCAAAGTGGTAGAAGAATCTATTGATGATTTTGTCGAGTCGCTTGTTGAAGCTGTCGTCATCGTATTGATTGTAAGCTTTATCAGTTTAGGTGCCCGTTCAGGCATGATCGT is a window encoding:
- a CDS encoding 6-phosphofructokinase, with protein sequence MKTIAVLTGGGDCPGLNAVIRAVYKTAHSAGIAVYGVKNGFKGLVEDDLSLLDSENVSGILPRGGTILGTTNRDNPFRYQCIEHGKIVYKDMSQQILFNLKQRDIEALIVIGGDGTLKIASEIADLGFPIVGVPKTIDNDLPKTERTFGFDTAVSIATEALDRLHTTAESHHRVMILEVMGRYAGWIALHSGIAGGADCILIPEISFKWDSIIDKIKLRQQKGTLFSVIVVAEGAKTINGELSVAKIVNNSPEKIRLGGIGNKIAHELENLLAVECRSTVLGHLQRGGSPTAFDRVLATRYGEAAVNAIINKKFKTMVALQNNEIVLVNLIDVVGAPYLVSVTHDLIKTGRSLGISFGD
- a CDS encoding radical SAM protein, with the translated sequence MKISKKDALIWFEFFSLLPEEEEIMTKQQEIIYATFAQIEAAIDHRNDMLMSKIRGLKTLENRTFFVGNENKFPKGCRSCLLGTGLSAIRKTNKCNLACKFCYNYGELEDIPPVGEGMWGIGDTKFYEKDIDLLLSIHQKPTGISYVYLEPFMEIEKYYSVIKKFSDAQIYQHLYTNGTLATEETLKALGEVGLNEIRFNLGASNCSDKVIENIGIAKKYIKNVGIETPMTTEFFEAFFKKKQAILETKLDFINCAELHLNENNIDNYSGENMYISRHGYISPIWSRELTLKFMKIADEDKWDLVVHDCSNYTKFARNLNLSSKEGKWFGASNYAGEFSRIPYAVFLPILRDDNFKFLIEEELPDGYKPGQMVF
- a CDS encoding TetR/AcrR family transcriptional regulator, with product MRNRILLAAAEELKTRGVKFTMSDLARRLRLSKTSLYEYFASKNELVHSILATAIQDVQEQEKEIYSNCELSVVDKIQAVLKIVPIVFGPIYNRNLYDDLRNYYPNEWQLVANFRQEQLDNLISFIAHNIEIHSLRPINTFVLRQIIISTTNDLFNYQFLEEGNITHANALAAMADIIVYGLFPSK
- a CDS encoding TetR/AcrR family transcriptional regulator; amino-acid sequence: MQNRILFAAADEMKARGVKFTMNNLARRLRLSKTSLYRHFASKNELVHNIITTTIQDCQEQEKKIYSNCELSVADKIQAVIQIEPRVFKPIYNRNLFDDLCNYYPDEWNLVSDLRKEQLNRLTSFIVQNIEIHALRPVNISVLRQIIISATNDSFSFRFLEENKMTHADALAAMADIIVCSLLPSNR
- a CDS encoding efflux RND transporter periplasmic adaptor subunit; the protein is MQQLNWPPKTSKQKLYYALTAAVIVLCIAGGMIWNGHRQTKVVTEEVTAVQTAVINTAGMAQEYTYSGEVRGRYESRLAFQVNGKIIKRFVEIGSTVRAGDALLQIDSKDLQQLVNSNSAQVYGAESQLKLAESNLNRYKQLYEHGVVSRAVLDQFENQYDAAVAATRQTSAQLSAGENQLDYSTLYADHSGVISNINVEAGQVVSAGQPVMTLVQDGEWEVEISVPENRIDELRKLPQIKVAFWALPNVSADGTVREIAPMADPLTRTYKVRISLINPSPEIKLGMTASVTLMGIEAQLSATIPLSAVYQNGDTPCVWVITDDTVTLRPIQTGKFGNGTVQVVAGLQPGDRIVTAGVHKLSEGQKVKLGGDSL